In one window of Saprospiraceae bacterium DNA:
- the pdhA gene encoding pyruvate dehydrogenase (acetyl-transferring) E1 component subunit alpha, giving the protein MAGKKSNKPEYPKALWQQWYRIMLRIRRFEEKTLMMYSQQKIRGFCHVYIGQEAVAAGLISAIKPQDAMITGYRQHGLALARGLTANSCMAELFGRVDGCVKGKGGSMHFFSAEHRFFGGNGIVGAQIPIGTGIALAEQYKNTGNLCVTMFGDGAARQGALFESFNMAMTWKLPVLYIVENNGYAMGTSVERTSNVGDLYKIGQSFDMPSEAVDGMHPGPVHEAVTKAAEHIRSGKGPYFLEIKTYRYRGHSVSDPATYRSKEEVEYYKSIDPLIVVENQLLEYKMADSAWLAQIQEEVKNEMEEAVQFAENSPFPLESELYEDNYTQANYPFIVD; this is encoded by the coding sequence ATGGCCGGTAAAAAGAGCAATAAACCTGAATATCCAAAAGCACTGTGGCAACAGTGGTACCGGATCATGCTAAGAATCCGCCGTTTTGAAGAAAAAACCCTGATGATGTATTCACAGCAAAAAATACGCGGTTTTTGCCATGTATACATCGGACAAGAGGCAGTAGCTGCTGGCTTGATTTCCGCTATTAAACCTCAGGATGCAATGATCACCGGGTATCGTCAGCATGGATTGGCCTTAGCCCGTGGTTTGACTGCAAATTCCTGTATGGCAGAATTATTTGGACGCGTTGATGGATGTGTCAAAGGAAAAGGGGGTTCTATGCATTTTTTCTCGGCCGAACACCGGTTTTTTGGTGGTAATGGCATCGTTGGCGCGCAAATTCCGATAGGAACCGGCATAGCTCTGGCTGAACAATACAAAAACACCGGCAACCTTTGCGTAACTATGTTTGGAGATGGAGCAGCAAGACAGGGGGCATTGTTTGAATCCTTCAACATGGCCATGACATGGAAACTACCGGTCCTTTATATCGTTGAAAATAATGGTTACGCCATGGGGACCTCTGTAGAAAGAACCAGCAATGTTGGAGATCTATATAAAATTGGCCAATCATTTGATATGCCTTCTGAAGCAGTTGATGGAATGCATCCGGGCCCCGTCCACGAAGCCGTTACCAAAGCTGCCGAACACATCAGATCTGGAAAAGGCCCGTATTTTCTGGAAATAAAGACCTACCGTTATCGGGGACATTCCGTTTCGGATCCTGCTACCTATCGGAGTAAAGAAGAAGTTGAATATTACAAGTCTATCGATCCACTCATCGTCGTTGAAAATCAATTGCTTGAATACAAAATGGCCGATTCCGCCTGGTTGGCTCAAATACAGGAAGAAGTAAAAAATGAAATGGAAGAAGCGGTTCAATTTGCAGAAAATTCCCCGTTTCCACTGGAATCTGAGCTTTATGAAGACAATTATACCCAAGCCAATTATCCGTTTATTGTAGATTAA
- a CDS encoding dihydroorotase, protein MNKLIIKNALIINEGKQFYGDVLVSGSRIERIDTSISTSNEEIYDANGLCLLPGCIDDQVHFREPGLTHKADIYNESRAAVAGGVTSFMEMPNTVPQTLDAELLEEKYAMASRNSLANYSFYMGASNHNLENVLGVDYSQVCGIKVFMGSSTGDMLVDNEKTLENLFRNAPVLIATHCEDEATVRQNLQYYQQQYGEELNASMHPKIRSREACYISSSLAVSLAKKYNTRLHILHLTTKEELALFESSIPLAEKRITAEVCVHHLFFTDADYESLGNKIKCNPAIKSESDRLALAAALEAGILDVVATDHAPHTLEEKEKPYLQAPAGLPLVQHSLLLMLSLSEKYNWSLPFIVEKMCHHPAICFRVKERGYIREGYYADLVLVDPECQTKVNRDELLYKCKWSPLEAGSLKGAIKSTWVNGFQVFDGQSVHTPQQGMRLQFDRS, encoded by the coding sequence ATGAATAAATTAATTATTAAAAATGCCCTCATCATCAATGAAGGAAAGCAGTTTTACGGAGACGTGCTGGTTTCGGGATCCAGAATAGAACGCATCGATACAAGTATATCGACAAGCAACGAGGAGATCTATGATGCTAATGGATTGTGTCTGTTGCCCGGATGCATCGATGACCAGGTCCATTTCAGGGAACCAGGACTTACGCATAAGGCAGATATTTATAATGAATCCAGGGCTGCTGTGGCCGGTGGTGTGACCAGCTTTATGGAAATGCCGAACACCGTACCGCAAACTCTGGATGCTGAATTGCTGGAAGAAAAATATGCCATGGCCTCCAGGAATTCATTGGCCAATTATTCTTTTTACATGGGAGCATCGAATCACAACCTGGAAAACGTACTTGGCGTTGATTACTCACAAGTTTGCGGCATCAAAGTTTTTATGGGTTCATCCACCGGAGACATGCTGGTCGACAATGAAAAAACGCTTGAGAATCTATTTAGAAATGCCCCGGTGCTAATTGCTACGCATTGTGAAGACGAGGCCACTGTAAGGCAGAATCTTCAGTATTACCAACAACAATACGGAGAAGAATTGAATGCATCTATGCACCCGAAGATCAGAAGCAGGGAAGCATGTTATATATCCTCATCTCTGGCGGTGTCACTGGCAAAAAAATACAATACGAGGTTGCATATCTTGCATTTGACGACTAAAGAAGAATTGGCTTTGTTTGAATCATCAATTCCACTTGCAGAGAAAAGGATTACCGCGGAAGTTTGTGTACACCATTTGTTTTTTACAGACGCAGATTATGAAAGTTTAGGAAATAAGATAAAATGTAATCCGGCTATTAAATCAGAATCGGATAGGTTGGCATTGGCAGCTGCATTAGAGGCCGGAATTCTCGATGTGGTCGCAACGGATCATGCTCCACACACATTGGAAGAAAAGGAAAAACCTTATTTACAGGCACCCGCCGGTCTGCCATTGGTTCAACATAGTTTGTTACTCATGTTAAGTCTTTCTGAAAAGTACAACTGGAGTCTTCCTTTCATCGTCGAAAAGATGTGTCACCATCCGGCGATCTGTTTTCGGGTGAAAGAAAGGGGATATATTCGCGAAGGTTATTACGCGGATTTGGTTTTGGTTGATCCTGAGTGTCAAACAAAAGTGAATCGCGATGAATTACTGTACAAATGCAAATGGTCGCCCCTTGAAGCCGGCTCATTAAAAGGAGCTATAAAAAGTACCTGGGTTAATGGCTTTCAGGTGTTTGATGGGCAATCGGTGCATACTCCACAACAGGGCATGAGACTGCAATTTGATAGGAGTTAA
- a CDS encoding S9 family peptidase produces MKVNICFILLWISGFAFSQSLMTEELLWSLGRVHGEAVSRDGKYLYYTVTKYDKESNKSQTQLYMTPIQGGTSHLVSDARNYAGNVCFDGGGNLMYSKDGQVFHDLIQKNLGIPNLEYSNLAPAPNGKWIAFSRSVKIDKIRQDYYPDLDKSSAMIYDDLMFRHWKDWENGSYNHLFIGKLTPDGIDQEVDIMPGEPFHTPTTPSGGLEDFAWSTDSKWLAYVCVKKKGKDYAVSTNSEIYLYHPESNQTTNITEGMMGYDTEPSFSPDGRYLAWLSMERDGYEADKKNLIVMELSSRKKHTLTLNWDETINHFKWSPDSKSIFTNVPYRGNIQIFEIKWDLDLSQNPAIRYRQVTHTEHDFNDIVGFAGNELICSRVDVNQAAEIYAVELQSGSSRAITQVNADIYKLVQKSPVEKHWIKTTDGKDMMAWVIFPPGFDSTKKYPTLLYCQGGPQSALTQYYSFRWNFQLMAAKGYIVIAPNRRGMPGWGTKWNEQISGDWGGQCMKDYLSAIDYISAKPYVDVARRAAVGASFGGYSVFMLAGMHEKRFKTFISHCGTYNLESWYGSTEELWFANWDLKGPYWEKKNELSYTKHSPHKLIHKWDSPILIIQGGKDYRIPDTQAFEAFTAARLKNLKSRLLYIPDEGHHVLKIQNGLLWQKEFFRWLQETL; encoded by the coding sequence ATGAAAGTTAATATTTGTTTTATCCTGTTGTGGATTTCTGGTTTTGCTTTTTCCCAAAGTCTAATGACAGAAGAGTTGTTATGGTCGCTGGGGCGCGTACATGGTGAAGCTGTTTCGCGCGACGGCAAATACCTGTATTATACGGTTACGAAATACGACAAAGAATCAAATAAAAGTCAAACCCAGCTTTACATGACTCCTATTCAGGGGGGCACGAGCCATTTGGTTTCTGATGCCCGGAATTATGCCGGAAATGTGTGTTTTGACGGGGGTGGCAACCTGATGTATTCCAAAGATGGTCAGGTGTTTCACGATCTTATCCAAAAAAATCTTGGAATACCAAATTTGGAATATTCAAATCTGGCTCCTGCGCCTAACGGGAAGTGGATCGCATTTTCGCGAAGCGTAAAAATCGACAAGATCCGTCAGGATTATTATCCGGATCTGGATAAATCTTCTGCTATGATATACGACGACCTGATGTTCAGGCATTGGAAAGATTGGGAGAACGGGTCCTACAATCACCTGTTTATCGGCAAACTGACTCCGGATGGCATCGACCAGGAAGTTGATATTATGCCGGGCGAACCTTTCCATACTCCCACAACACCTTCCGGCGGATTGGAGGATTTTGCCTGGAGCACCGACAGCAAATGGCTGGCCTACGTTTGTGTAAAAAAGAAAGGCAAAGATTATGCTGTCAGTACGAATTCAGAAATATATCTGTATCACCCTGAAAGCAACCAAACCACCAACATTACAGAAGGGATGATGGGTTACGATACCGAGCCCAGTTTTTCTCCGGATGGAAGATATCTTGCCTGGCTGAGTATGGAAAGAGATGGTTACGAAGCCGACAAGAAAAATCTGATCGTCATGGAGCTCAGTTCGAGAAAAAAACATACGCTTACCTTAAACTGGGATGAAACGATCAACCATTTTAAATGGAGTCCAGACTCGAAATCCATTTTTACAAATGTTCCCTATCGGGGAAATATTCAAATCTTTGAAATAAAATGGGATCTGGATCTGAGCCAAAATCCAGCCATTCGCTACCGACAGGTGACCCATACAGAACATGATTTTAACGACATCGTCGGGTTTGCAGGAAATGAGCTCATTTGTTCGAGAGTCGATGTCAACCAGGCTGCTGAAATCTATGCAGTCGAACTTCAAAGTGGTTCAAGCCGGGCCATCACCCAGGTTAATGCCGACATCTACAAACTGGTACAAAAAAGTCCAGTTGAAAAACATTGGATTAAAACCACCGATGGGAAGGATATGATGGCCTGGGTAATTTTTCCACCGGGATTTGATTCCACCAAAAAATATCCAACTTTATTGTATTGCCAGGGTGGCCCGCAATCTGCATTGACACAATACTATTCATTCCGATGGAATTTTCAACTCATGGCTGCCAAAGGCTATATTGTCATTGCTCCGAACCGAAGGGGTATGCCAGGATGGGGCACTAAATGGAATGAACAGATTTCAGGTGATTGGGGCGGACAATGCATGAAGGACTACCTTTCGGCAATTGACTACATATCCGCAAAGCCCTATGTAGATGTTGCTCGCAGAGCAGCTGTGGGAGCCAGCTTTGGTGGATATTCGGTTTTTATGCTTGCCGGGATGCACGAAAAAAGATTTAAAACTTTTATCTCTCATTGCGGTACGTACAATCTCGAATCCTGGTATGGCAGTACCGAGGAATTGTGGTTTGCAAATTGGGACTTGAAAGGCCCTTATTGGGAGAAGAAAAACGAATTGAGTTATACCAAACACTCCCCCCATAAACTGATCCATAAATGGGATTCACCGATTTTGATCATCCAGGGAGGTAAAGATTACCGGATACCCGACACTCAGGCTTTTGAAGCCTTTACCGCCGCAAGGCTTAAAAATTTAAAATCCAGACTGCTGTACATTCCCGATGAAGGACATCACGTATTAAAAATTCAAAACGGATTGCTCTGGCAAAAAGAGTTTTTTCGCTGGCTCCAAGAGACCCTTTGA
- a CDS encoding tetratricopeptide repeat protein, with protein sequence MARGYRSHVTPKNVNTTGGKQDTLLDISEVKHQAEDFFEKYRMIILGGLGGLVLIIGGWLFYKYMYLEPKNNEALDQMYQAEFLFEKDSFELALNNPGGGFAGFAEISENYGSTPAGNLARYYAGICCLNLRKFEEAKTYFEDYNASGNLMPILKNGLLGDVNAELNDFDKAISYYEKAIKSDDELLTASYLKKLGVLRQKQGDKEGALQAFKTIKEKYPNSPDGNGIDKFIIPLE encoded by the coding sequence ATGGCAAGAGGTTATCGATCACATGTGACGCCGAAAAATGTGAATACCACAGGAGGAAAACAGGATACTTTACTCGACATCAGCGAAGTTAAGCATCAGGCAGAAGATTTTTTCGAAAAATACAGGATGATCATTCTTGGAGGTCTTGGTGGATTGGTTTTAATTATCGGAGGATGGTTATTCTACAAGTACATGTATCTGGAACCTAAAAATAACGAAGCCCTCGATCAGATGTACCAGGCCGAATTTCTATTCGAAAAGGACTCCTTTGAGCTGGCACTAAACAATCCAGGTGGAGGTTTTGCCGGTTTTGCAGAAATTTCCGAAAACTATGGCTCTACACCTGCCGGTAATCTTGCCCGATATTATGCAGGGATCTGTTGTTTGAATTTGAGAAAATTTGAGGAAGCAAAAACTTACTTCGAAGATTACAATGCCTCAGGCAATCTTATGCCCATTTTAAAAAACGGTCTGCTAGGCGATGTTAACGCAGAGCTCAATGATTTTGATAAAGCAATTAGTTATTACGAAAAAGCGATTAAGTCCGACGATGAATTGCTTACCGCTTCTTACCTGAAAAAATTAGGTGTTTTGCGCCAGAAACAAGGCGATAAAGAAGGCGCTTTGCAGGCCTTTAAAACGATTAAAGAGAAATATCCGAACTCTCCGGATGGAAACGGGATCGATAAATTTATCATCCCTCTTGAATAA
- a CDS encoding MBL fold metallo-hydrolase: protein MIKALYKINCGYFKLDGGAMFGVVPKTMWAKQNPPDENNMCTWALRCLLIQTEDSLILVDTGMGDKQDEKFRSFFYPHGQQSLLTSIEGKGFAAGDITDVFLTHLHFDHCGGAVIRNEKNELIPTFPNAKYWSNPRHWEWAMNPNDRERASFLKENFVPLLDHGVLHFIENDKATLEWRPGIDIRFVNGHTEAMMLPEINFENRTYIYCADLFPSSFHVPMPYIMSYDVRPLVTLQEKEIVLNQAADNEHVLVFEHDPFVDAATVKRNERGKIIIDRTIELY, encoded by the coding sequence ATGATCAAAGCCTTATATAAAATTAATTGTGGTTATTTCAAATTGGATGGAGGAGCCATGTTTGGGGTAGTTCCCAAAACGATGTGGGCCAAACAAAATCCACCTGACGAAAACAACATGTGTACCTGGGCTTTAAGATGTTTACTGATTCAAACAGAGGACAGCCTAATCCTTGTGGATACCGGAATGGGAGATAAACAGGATGAAAAATTCAGATCTTTTTTTTATCCGCATGGGCAGCAATCTTTACTGACATCTATTGAAGGAAAAGGATTTGCAGCAGGAGATATCACAGATGTATTCCTCACCCACCTGCATTTTGATCATTGTGGCGGCGCAGTGATCAGAAACGAGAAGAATGAATTGATTCCCACTTTCCCGAATGCAAAATATTGGAGCAATCCCAGACATTGGGAATGGGCTATGAATCCAAACGATAGAGAAAGAGCTTCATTTCTCAAAGAGAATTTTGTTCCTTTACTCGATCATGGAGTTCTTCATTTTATAGAAAACGACAAAGCGACTTTGGAATGGAGACCCGGGATTGATATCCGATTTGTAAACGGTCATACAGAAGCGATGATGTTGCCGGAAATCAATTTCGAAAACAGAACTTATATTTATTGCGCCGATTTATTTCCAAGTTCGTTTCACGTACCCATGCCTTATATCATGAGTTACGATGTGAGACCTCTGGTCACTTTACAGGAAAAAGAAATTGTATTAAATCAGGCAGCAGATAACGAACATGTGTTAGTATTTGAACACGATCCCTTTGTTGATGCAGCAACTGTAAAACGCAACGAAAGGGGAAAAATCATCATCGACCGAACCATCGAGTTATATTGA
- the recF gene encoding DNA replication and repair protein RecF (All proteins in this family for which functions are known are DNA-binding proteins that assist the filamentation of RecA onto DNA for the initiation of recombination or recombinational repair.): MFINSLHLYNFKNFEDLNLSLGPGFHFITGQNGTGKSNFLDSIYFLALGKSFIQHSDKELIQNSKEFLRIEADVSESNQKEQYEIKFKPPSIKEWSLQGKKYERLTDHIGKIPLVLLAPDDIYLLMHSGEARRKYLNQILVQTDKEYLRRSITYNQFLKQRNAAIRQMRLAGRMDPPLLDALDHGLSENAAYIVDGRSRLIQVLNPLVESYVESISNGKQQGSLQYLADISENFMQTYRESREKDYFSGRTQRGIHKDKIECLLEGKAIYQAGSQGQLKTFVAAMKLAQYSFMKTSLHKQPIVLFDDIFAKLDAERVNQLLEVLSQEEIQQCFITDTDIERSKKLMNSLNESCHLYQTGQGVIRRVL; the protein is encoded by the coding sequence TTGTTTATTAATTCATTGCATTTATACAACTTCAAAAATTTCGAAGATCTTAACTTGAGTTTGGGTCCAGGATTTCATTTTATAACCGGACAAAATGGAACCGGAAAATCCAATTTCCTGGATTCGATATATTTTCTGGCTTTGGGAAAAAGTTTTATTCAGCATTCAGACAAAGAACTGATCCAAAATAGCAAAGAATTTCTACGAATAGAAGCCGATGTTTCAGAAAGTAATCAAAAGGAACAATATGAAATAAAATTCAAACCTCCATCCATCAAAGAATGGTCTTTACAGGGTAAAAAATACGAACGCCTGACCGATCATATTGGCAAAATACCCTTGGTTTTGTTAGCCCCTGACGATATTTATTTATTGATGCATTCGGGTGAAGCAAGAAGGAAATATTTAAATCAGATTCTTGTGCAAACGGATAAAGAATATCTGAGAAGAAGTATAACATACAATCAGTTTTTGAAGCAAAGGAATGCAGCAATCAGACAAATGCGATTGGCAGGACGGATGGATCCTCCATTACTCGATGCTTTGGATCATGGATTGTCTGAAAATGCTGCTTATATTGTCGATGGCAGGTCGAGATTGATTCAAGTGTTGAATCCACTGGTTGAATCGTACGTTGAAAGCATCAGTAATGGGAAGCAGCAGGGGAGTCTTCAATACTTGGCCGATATTTCTGAAAATTTTATGCAAACATATCGGGAAAGCCGCGAAAAGGATTATTTTTCGGGGAGGACGCAGCGCGGTATTCACAAGGACAAAATAGAATGTTTACTGGAAGGAAAAGCGATCTATCAAGCGGGATCCCAGGGACAATTAAAGACTTTCGTAGCTGCGATGAAACTGGCTCAATATTCTTTTATGAAGACCAGTCTTCATAAACAGCCTATTGTCTTATTTGATGATATTTTTGCCAAACTGGATGCAGAAAGGGTCAATCAATTACTCGAGGTACTGAGCCAAGAAGAGATCCAGCAATGTTTTATTACGGATACAGATATTGAACGATCTAAGAAGCTGATGAATAGCCTGAATGAAAGTTGTCATCTTTACCAGACGGGTCAGGGGGTGATCCGGAGGGTATTATAA
- a CDS encoding DUF2911 domain-containing protein, which produces MFKKILVLALSAYLFPGFAQISVPAPSPSCKIEQKLGLGTVTVEYSRPGKKDRIVFGDLVPYGKMWRTGANAATKITFSDDVEVSGVKVGKGTYALFTVPGESSWDVILYSDSNVSGVPQNYDVTKEVAKVTVTPELIPYTFENFIVDFNEIRNESATLNLIWETTLVPIKLKFDTDSRVMSSIDKVLAGPTSNDYYQAARYYYDAKKDQNLALQWAHKANEMAPTFWKLRLESLILAGLGRKTEAIEVAQRSKALSIEANNDEYVKMNERSIQEWSN; this is translated from the coding sequence ATGTTTAAAAAAATTCTCGTTTTAGCTCTTTCGGCATACCTCTTTCCAGGATTTGCCCAGATTTCTGTCCCGGCTCCTAGTCCATCTTGTAAAATTGAACAAAAGCTTGGCCTGGGAACGGTTACTGTTGAATACAGCAGGCCGGGTAAAAAAGATCGTATTGTATTCGGTGACCTTGTGCCCTATGGCAAAATGTGGAGAACCGGAGCCAATGCTGCAACCAAGATCACTTTCAGCGATGATGTTGAAGTATCGGGTGTAAAGGTGGGCAAAGGAACATATGCCTTATTTACCGTACCCGGAGAATCCAGTTGGGATGTGATCCTGTACAGCGATTCTAATGTTTCGGGAGTTCCTCAAAATTACGATGTGACCAAAGAAGTCGCCAAAGTAACGGTTACTCCGGAACTTATCCCTTATACCTTCGAAAACTTTATTGTTGATTTTAATGAAATTCGCAACGAGTCTGCTACTTTGAATTTGATTTGGGAGACCACTTTAGTGCCCATTAAATTAAAATTCGATACAGACAGCAGAGTGATGTCCAGTATCGATAAAGTGCTTGCCGGTCCTACCAGCAACGATTATTATCAAGCTGCCAGATATTATTACGATGCTAAAAAGGATCAAAACCTGGCATTGCAGTGGGCTCATAAAGCCAATGAAATGGCTCCAACGTTTTGGAAGCTCAGGTTGGAATCGCTGATCCTTGCCGGATTGGGTAGAAAAACAGAAGCTATTGAGGTGGCTCAAAGATCAAAGGCTCTTTCCATAGAAGCCAACAACGACGAATACGTAAAAATGAATGAGCGTTCGATCCAGGAATGGAGTAATTGA
- a CDS encoding sodium:solute symporter — protein sequence MSTADWIVLTLVLGFIIVYGIVKTRKQKDLNEFILGDQSNRWWMVGFTVMATQASAITFISTTGQGFSDGLRFVQFYFGLPLAMIVICISFIPRFYQLKVYTAYEYLEQRFDYKTRTLAAIIFLIQRGLAAGITLYAPSIILSTVFGWNLQWTHVISGIGVIIYTVSGGSTAVTKTQLQQLFVIFAGMVFIFFYMLEDLPDAINFSDSLEIASWSGRMEAVDYSLHFNDRYNLWAGLTGGFFLALAYFGTDQSQVQRYLAGKNISESRMGLIMNGILKIPMQVFILLCGVLLFTVYQFESTPIHFNGKIEKELQTNHQAQWNTWQAKNDSIHFHLLSIRGFSDKEMLRTKLNEINLEREDLKSEVTAYIKKEMPQEESNDRDYVFLHYIIHHLPKGFVGLMIAVILCAAMSSISAELNALSGTSTVDIVKRSFPRWYSKFPELSWSRILTSVWGLIAIGFAMYARLFENLIQFINIIGSLFYGTVLGIFLSAFYLKKVTGNSVFTAALIAQTLNLVLFIYTDLGFLWFNAISCGIVMGISLLLEKFRPKRA from the coding sequence TTGAGCACAGCAGATTGGATCGTTCTGACTCTGGTGCTGGGGTTCATCATCGTTTACGGAATTGTAAAAACACGCAAACAGAAAGACCTCAACGAATTTATATTGGGTGATCAATCCAATCGTTGGTGGATGGTAGGATTTACCGTTATGGCGACCCAGGCAAGTGCCATCACGTTCATCTCAACGACCGGTCAGGGTTTTTCAGACGGATTGCGATTTGTACAATTTTACTTCGGATTACCCCTTGCAATGATTGTAATTTGCATTTCTTTCATTCCAAGATTTTATCAACTCAAAGTATATACTGCTTACGAATACCTCGAACAAAGATTTGATTACAAAACAAGAACATTAGCCGCAATCATTTTCCTTATTCAGAGAGGTCTTGCGGCAGGAATTACTCTCTATGCACCCAGTATAATTCTTTCCACTGTATTTGGATGGAATTTGCAATGGACACATGTCATCAGTGGAATAGGCGTGATCATTTACACAGTAAGTGGCGGATCCACAGCTGTTACCAAAACTCAATTACAACAATTGTTTGTCATTTTTGCCGGCATGGTTTTTATTTTTTTCTACATGCTGGAAGATTTACCGGATGCCATAAACTTTTCAGATTCTCTGGAAATTGCATCCTGGAGCGGAAGGATGGAAGCGGTAGATTACAGCCTGCATTTTAATGATCGCTATAATTTGTGGGCCGGACTCACAGGAGGTTTTTTTCTGGCACTTGCCTATTTTGGTACCGATCAATCACAGGTTCAACGCTACCTGGCCGGAAAAAACATAAGCGAAAGCCGGATGGGATTGATCATGAATGGCATACTAAAAATTCCTATGCAAGTCTTCATATTGCTGTGTGGCGTATTGCTTTTTACGGTTTACCAATTTGAATCAACACCCATTCATTTTAACGGTAAAATCGAAAAGGAACTCCAAACGAATCACCAGGCACAATGGAACACGTGGCAAGCAAAAAATGACAGCATTCATTTTCATCTGCTGTCCATTAGAGGATTTTCAGATAAAGAAATGCTCCGTACGAAATTGAATGAAATCAATCTGGAGAGAGAAGATTTAAAATCAGAGGTCACTGCATATATCAAAAAAGAAATGCCGCAGGAAGAAAGCAATGACAGGGATTACGTGTTTCTTCATTACATCATCCACCATCTTCCTAAGGGATTCGTTGGACTCATGATCGCGGTGATCTTATGTGCAGCCATGTCATCGATTTCAGCAGAACTCAATGCTTTATCGGGAACGAGTACCGTAGATATCGTAAAAAGGTCATTTCCGCGATGGTATTCCAAATTTCCGGAATTGAGCTGGTCGAGAATACTAACGAGCGTTTGGGGATTGATCGCTATCGGGTTTGCTATGTATGCCCGACTGTTTGAAAATCTGATTCAATTTATCAACATCATCGGATCTTTATTTTATGGTACGGTATTGGGAATTTTTCTGAGTGCATTTTATTTGAAAAAAGTTACCGGAAACAGCGTATTTACCGCTGCATTGATCGCACAAACGCTGAATCTGGTTTTGTTTATTTATACGGATTTGGGATTTCTCTGGTTCAATGCGATCAGTTGCGGGATCGTCATGGGTATTTCGCTGTTGTTAGAAAAATTCAGGCCCAAAAGAGCTTGA
- a CDS encoding DUF721 domain-containing protein, which yields MKNDEVKIGALLKLFSGQEKIKTKLTQKRLEQAWRELYKDLQIYTRKLRYHDGQLTVELDSAVLRNELNYNIQLIISQLNEYIGEDVVKTLVLR from the coding sequence ATGAAGAACGACGAGGTCAAAATAGGCGCATTGCTAAAACTGTTTTCCGGCCAGGAAAAGATTAAAACAAAATTGACCCAAAAGCGACTGGAACAGGCCTGGAGAGAGCTTTATAAAGACCTTCAGATATATACGCGGAAACTCCGATATCACGACGGACAACTGACTGTAGAATTGGATTCGGCCGTTTTACGGAATGAGTTAAATTATAATATTCAATTGATAATCAGCCAATTGAATGAATATATAGGAGAGGATGTCGTAAAGACGCTGGTATTGCGTTAA
- a CDS encoding 6,7-dimethyl-8-ribityllumazine synthase, with the protein MAGNLPGHSGLTPQEINDAWHFRYGIAVALWNEHITGKLLEACLDTLKGCGVTEANIVIQKVPGSFELPLSAKYLLDQELVDAVICLGCIIKGETDHDLYIAQAVAQGLMTLNLTHGNPVIFGVLTVLSENQAQERAGGALGNKGEEAAVTAIKMLILKNSNP; encoded by the coding sequence ATGGCAGGAAATTTACCAGGCCATTCAGGTTTAACTCCACAGGAAATAAACGATGCCTGGCACTTCCGCTATGGAATTGCTGTTGCCCTTTGGAATGAGCATATTACCGGCAAATTACTCGAAGCTTGTCTCGACACATTGAAGGGTTGTGGTGTAACTGAGGCAAACATCGTCATTCAAAAAGTACCGGGCTCTTTCGAACTACCCTTATCTGCAAAATATCTATTGGATCAGGAACTAGTCGATGCCGTGATTTGTCTGGGGTGCATCATCAAAGGAGAAACCGATCACGATTTATACATTGCTCAGGCCGTTGCTCAGGGCCTCATGACTCTAAACCTGACACATGGAAATCCGGTGATCTTTGGAGTCCTGACTGTGTTATCAGAAAACCAGGCCCAGGAACGCGCCGGAGGTGCATTGGGGAACAAAGGTGAAGAAGCAGCGGTTACAGCCATTAAAATGTTAATTCTGAAAAATTCAAATCCATAA